CTGCTAGCTGGTGGCTTATGAGTGGCTCACGGAATGATATGCGAGTTGACCACGTTTCAATTGCCGTCAACGACATCGACACCGCCCTCGGGTTTTTCCGCAGCGCCTTCCCGATTGAAATGCGGGTCGAGAAGTGCCCGGGCTACACCGATGACTTTAACTGGTGCGACTTCTACATCGGACAATTCAAGCTGGAACTGATCGAGGCGACCCGTCCCGACAGCTTCGTGCGCCGGTTCATCGACAAGCGCGGCGAAGGCATGCATCACATTTCGTTCGAAGTGGGGCAGCTGGAGCCACTGCTCGATCGGCTGCAGGCCGACGGCCTCCGCATCGTCGACCGGCACCAGACCCAGGACGGCAACATGACCGCGTTCATCTCGCCGCGTAGCGCGCACGGCGTTCTCGTGCAGTTCTGGCAGGTAGGACACATGACGGAACCGGAGCGGCCGCGCAGCGTGCCGTTCCGGCTGCGCTCCGGCGAGGTCATCAAGGTGCGGGTCGATCACGTCTCCATGGCGGTGCGCAACATCGAGACCACCCTGGGCTTCTTCCGCCGCTACTTCCCTATCCGCGCCGTGCGCGAGCCGCATCCGGGCTACGAAGGCACCTTCCTGCTCACCAACTTCCTGCTCAACAACTACAAGATCGAACTGATCGCGCAGGACGAGAGCCGATCGCCGGGCTTCGTCACGCGATTTCTGGAGCGGCGCGGCGAAGGCCTGCATCATATCTCCGTGGACGTGGATCGGCTCGACCCGCTGCTGGCGC
This Candidatus Binatia bacterium DNA region includes the following protein-coding sequences:
- a CDS encoding VOC family protein, which encodes MRVDHVSIAVNDIDTALGFFRSAFPIEMRVEKCPGYTDDFNWCDFYIGQFKLELIEATRPDSFVRRFIDKRGEGMHHISFEVGQLEPLLDRLQADGLRIVDRHQTQDGNMTAFISPRSAHGVLVQFWQVGHMTEPERPRSVPFRLRSGEVIKVRVDHVSMAVRNIETTLGFFRRYFPIRAVREPHPGYEGTFLLTNFLLNNYKIELIAQDESRSPGFVTRFLERRGEGLHHISVDVDRLDPLLAQLEGDGVRIVDRTDFSDELKTAFISPRSAHGVLIQFWQTPHMEE